The Corynebacterium comes genome window below encodes:
- the smpB gene encoding SsrA-binding protein SmpB, which translates to MGKKKKTQDRSVLATNRRARHDYHILETYECGVVLVGTEIKSLREGKVSIADAFATVDDGEVWLRNLHIPEYSMGSWTNHSPKRTRKLLLHRREIDSLMGKVRDGNRTLIPMQLYLKDGKVKLELGLAQGKQDYDKRQDIKRRTEEREVTRELGRRIKGIKG; encoded by the coding sequence ATGGGCAAGAAAAAGAAGACACAGGACCGCAGTGTCCTGGCCACCAACCGCCGCGCCCGGCACGACTACCACATCCTGGAGACTTACGAATGCGGCGTCGTGCTGGTGGGCACGGAAATCAAGTCGCTGAGGGAGGGCAAGGTTTCCATCGCGGATGCCTTCGCCACCGTCGATGACGGCGAGGTGTGGTTGCGGAACCTCCACATCCCCGAGTACTCCATGGGGTCGTGGACCAATCACTCGCCGAAGCGCACCCGTAAGCTCCTGCTGCACCGCCGTGAGATTGACTCCCTCATGGGCAAGGTCCGCGACGGTAACCGCACGTTGATCCCGATGCAGCTCTACCTCAAGGACGGGAAGGTCAAGCTGGAACTCGGGCTGGCGCAGGGCAAGCAGGACTACGACAAGCGGCAGGACATCAAGCGCCGCACCGAGGAACGTGAGGTCACCCGCGAGCTCGGTCGCCGCATCAAGGGCATCAAGGGTTGA
- a CDS encoding DUF488 domain-containing protein — protein MIRAVKIHDVLRGDVAVQGRGVLVDRLWPRGVAKADLDCEWLKDVAPSPELRMWFNHDPERWEEFRARYRAELNAGLKAGNADLATLTALADADVTLLFGAADREHNQAIVLAEWLTERVSRR, from the coding sequence TTGATCCGCGCGGTCAAGATCCACGACGTCCTGCGTGGCGACGTCGCCGTGCAGGGTCGGGGAGTGCTGGTCGACCGGCTCTGGCCCCGCGGGGTGGCCAAGGCCGACCTGGACTGTGAGTGGCTCAAGGACGTCGCTCCTTCCCCGGAGCTGCGCATGTGGTTCAACCATGACCCGGAGAGGTGGGAGGAGTTCCGGGCCCGCTACCGGGCGGAATTGAACGCGGGACTGAAGGCTGGGAATGCGGACCTGGCGACATTGACTGCACTGGCTGACGCCGATGTGACGCTCCTCTTCGGTGCCGCCGACCGCGAGCACAATCAGGCAATCGTGCTCGCAGAATGGTTGACGGAACGGGTCTCAAGGCGTTAA
- the aqpZ gene encoding aquaporin Z, whose product MTTRLAAELLGTFVLVFGGCGSAIFAASVLSADNPNVNMGIGFVGVSLAFGLTVLTMAYAVGHISGGHFNPAVTLGAFLSRRVEGAAVLPYMAAQVVGASVAGGVLYLIASGKEGFSAVESGFATNGYGDLSPDGYSLVAVLLAEVVLTAIFLYVILGATDRRAPQGFAPIAIGLALTLIHLISIPISNTSVNPARSLGVAWFAGSEPLVQVWAFILAPLLGAAIAGLTYRLIFPDQSDHVMEEIGS is encoded by the coding sequence ATGACGACCCGCCTGGCCGCAGAGCTGCTGGGTACCTTTGTCCTGGTCTTCGGCGGATGCGGCAGTGCGATCTTCGCCGCCAGCGTCCTGTCCGCCGACAACCCCAACGTCAACATGGGCATCGGTTTCGTCGGTGTCTCCCTGGCCTTCGGTCTGACTGTTCTCACGATGGCCTATGCCGTCGGCCACATCTCCGGCGGGCACTTCAACCCGGCGGTGACTCTCGGCGCGTTCCTCTCCCGCCGGGTGGAGGGGGCGGCGGTGCTCCCGTACATGGCTGCCCAGGTGGTGGGAGCCTCGGTTGCCGGCGGTGTCCTGTACCTGATCGCATCAGGTAAGGAGGGTTTCTCTGCCGTCGAGTCCGGTTTCGCCACGAACGGCTACGGGGATCTGTCCCCGGACGGCTACTCGCTGGTGGCGGTCCTCCTCGCCGAGGTCGTGCTCACCGCGATCTTCCTCTACGTCATCCTCGGCGCCACCGACCGTCGGGCGCCGCAGGGTTTCGCGCCGATCGCCATCGGTCTGGCGCTGACCCTCATCCACCTGATCTCCATCCCGATCTCCAACACCTCCGTAAACCCGGCGCGTTCGCTGGGCGTGGCCTGGTTTGCGGGAAGTGAGCCGCTGGTCCAGGTCTGGGCGTTCATTCTCGCCCCGTTGCTCGGTGCTGCCATCGCCGGCCTCACCTACCGGCTGATCTTCCCCGATCAGAGCGACCACGTCATGGAGGAGATCGGCAGCTGA
- a CDS encoding siderophore ABC transporter substrate-binding protein produces MARIRHSLIAAVAAAGLLLTACSDGGTSTADQSNATPASESTITVEDNFGTQEIALPVEKIASTDNRTFEVLNAWGIELVAAPKQLVPFTVPEYKDNTDIQDLGTHREPNLEMLTAAEPDLIINGQRFTQHRDAIVKLNPDTALIELEPRDGEPVEAELKRQVTELGKVFEKENEADKIIADFDAALERAKAAYNKDENVMAVNVTGGTIGYIAPSVGRTYGPVFDMIGLTPALEVPEGSNNHMGDDISVEAIAAANPDWLLVLDRDAGTTDRDSADYRPAAAIVEESDALQNVTAVKEGQISYAPEDTYTNESIITYTEILNDLADAFEKAQN; encoded by the coding sequence ATGGCACGTATCCGCCACTCCCTGATCGCCGCAGTCGCCGCTGCCGGCCTGCTGCTCACCGCCTGCTCTGACGGTGGCACCTCGACGGCAGACCAGTCGAACGCGACCCCGGCGTCGGAAAGCACGATCACGGTCGAGGACAACTTCGGCACCCAGGAGATCGCCCTGCCGGTGGAGAAGATCGCCTCCACCGACAACCGCACCTTCGAGGTGCTCAACGCATGGGGCATCGAGCTGGTCGCCGCGCCGAAGCAACTCGTCCCGTTCACCGTCCCGGAGTACAAGGACAACACGGACATCCAGGACCTGGGCACCCACCGGGAACCGAACCTCGAGATGCTCACCGCCGCGGAGCCGGACCTGATCATCAACGGTCAGCGTTTCACGCAGCATCGGGACGCCATCGTCAAGCTCAACCCGGACACCGCCCTCATCGAGCTGGAGCCGCGTGACGGCGAGCCCGTCGAGGCGGAGCTCAAGCGCCAGGTCACCGAGCTGGGCAAGGTCTTCGAGAAGGAGAATGAGGCCGACAAGATCATCGCCGACTTCGACGCAGCCCTCGAGCGCGCAAAGGCCGCCTACAACAAGGACGAGAACGTCATGGCCGTCAACGTCACCGGCGGCACCATCGGCTACATCGCGCCTTCCGTCGGCCGCACCTACGGCCCCGTCTTCGACATGATCGGTCTCACCCCGGCGCTCGAGGTTCCGGAGGGCTCAAACAACCACATGGGAGATGACATTTCCGTGGAGGCCATCGCCGCGGCCAACCCGGACTGGCTGCTCGTGCTCGACCGTGACGCCGGCACCACTGACCGCGACTCCGCCGACTACCGCCCGGCCGCCGCCATCGTCGAGGAATCCGACGCACTGCAGAACGTCACCGCCGTCAAGGAGGGGCAGATCTCCTACGCACCGGAGGACACGTACACCAACGAATCCATCATCACCTACACCGAGATCCTCAACGATCTGGCCGATGCATTCGAGAAAGCCCAGAACTAG
- a CDS encoding ABC transporter permease — MTTPITPTAAAPPAPRATRTRKKLFDWKLLIGVLVVVGLLGLSLSVGQYNILDTDDGWQMFFTTRVPRTIALVFAGAAMAMAGLVMQLLTQNRFVEPTTTGTTEWAGLGLLTVMYFIPAATVMERMFGAVVFAFIGTMVFFLFLRRVSLRSSLIVPIIGIMLGAVVSSVSTFFALQTDMLQNLGVWFAGSFTDILRGQYEVLWLVALVVLAIFLFADRLTVAGMGEEIATNVGLNYNRMVFIGTGLIAVATGVVTVVVGNLPFLGLIVPNIVSMFRGDDLRSNLPWVGLLGIGIVTVCDLIGRTIIAPFEIPVSVILGIIGAIVFVSLIVRQRRG; from the coding sequence ATGACGACACCGATCACCCCGACCGCGGCGGCCCCACCTGCGCCCCGTGCCACGCGCACGAGGAAGAAGCTCTTCGACTGGAAGCTGCTCATCGGTGTTCTGGTCGTGGTCGGACTGCTCGGACTGTCGCTCTCGGTCGGTCAGTACAACATCCTGGACACTGACGACGGGTGGCAGATGTTCTTCACCACCCGCGTGCCCCGCACCATCGCCCTGGTATTCGCGGGCGCGGCGATGGCCATGGCGGGCCTGGTCATGCAGCTGCTCACCCAGAACCGTTTCGTCGAACCGACGACCACCGGTACCACCGAGTGGGCGGGCCTCGGTCTGCTCACCGTCATGTACTTCATCCCGGCTGCCACGGTCATGGAGCGGATGTTCGGAGCGGTGGTGTTCGCGTTCATCGGCACGATGGTCTTCTTCCTCTTCCTCCGTCGTGTTTCGCTGCGCTCGAGCCTCATCGTCCCGATCATCGGCATAATGCTGGGAGCGGTGGTCAGCTCGGTCTCGACGTTCTTCGCCCTGCAGACGGACATGCTGCAGAACCTGGGTGTGTGGTTCGCGGGTTCCTTCACCGACATCCTCCGCGGTCAGTACGAGGTTCTCTGGCTGGTCGCACTGGTCGTGCTGGCGATCTTCCTCTTCGCCGACCGGCTCACCGTCGCCGGCATGGGCGAGGAGATCGCCACCAACGTCGGCCTCAACTACAACCGGATGGTGTTCATCGGCACCGGCCTGATCGCGGTGGCCACCGGCGTGGTCACCGTCGTCGTGGGCAACCTGCCCTTCCTGGGGCTCATCGTCCCGAACATCGTCTCGATGTTCCGGGGCGATGACCTGCGCTCCAACCTGCCCTGGGTCGGGCTTCTCGGCATCGGCATAGTCACCGTCTGCGACCTCATCGGCCGCACGATCATCGCACCCTTCGAGATCCCCGTCTCCGTGATCCTCGGCATCATCGGCGCCATCGTCTTCGTCAGTCTGATTGTGAGGCAGCGCCGTGGATAA
- a CDS encoding iron chelate uptake ABC transporter family permease subunit, with translation MDRMVEESTADGVDNYLREATTPEARRYERAEDHWPGYAVKPQSARSAGAFQTVRAARKYWIILGTVVTLGLLFAFGLLAWNNPLPFGTEGFWLIAERRADAVIAMAIVAVCQAVATVAFQTVTNNRIITPSIMGFESLYTVIHTSTVFFFGAAGLIGARTLETFVVQLILMIGLSLILYSWLLTGRHANMHAMLLVGIVIGGGLGSVSTFMQRMLTPSEFDVLTARLFGSVNNADPEYYPVAIPLCLIAAGLLYLNSRRMNILSLGRDTATNLGLSYKGLAIATLVLISVLMAVSTALVGPMTFLGFLVATLAYQFADTYDHRYLFPMAVAIAFVVLSGAYFIMNHVFYAQGVVSIIIELVGGSVFLFVILRKGRL, from the coding sequence GTGGACCGGATGGTCGAAGAATCCACCGCCGACGGCGTCGACAACTACCTCCGTGAGGCGACGACCCCGGAGGCCAGGCGTTATGAACGAGCCGAGGACCACTGGCCCGGGTACGCGGTCAAGCCGCAGTCCGCCCGCAGCGCCGGGGCTTTCCAGACGGTCAGGGCGGCCCGGAAGTACTGGATCATCCTCGGCACCGTGGTCACGCTCGGCCTGCTCTTCGCCTTCGGCCTGCTGGCCTGGAACAATCCGCTGCCCTTCGGCACGGAGGGGTTCTGGCTCATCGCCGAGAGGCGCGCGGACGCAGTGATCGCCATGGCCATCGTCGCCGTCTGTCAGGCGGTGGCGACCGTCGCCTTCCAGACGGTGACCAACAACCGCATCATCACGCCGTCGATAATGGGCTTCGAATCCCTGTACACCGTGATCCACACCTCCACGGTCTTCTTCTTCGGTGCCGCCGGCCTGATCGGCGCGCGCACCCTGGAGACGTTCGTGGTGCAGCTGATCCTCATGATCGGGCTGTCGCTCATCCTGTACTCCTGGCTGCTCACCGGCCGACACGCCAACATGCACGCAATGCTGCTGGTCGGCATCGTCATCGGCGGCGGCCTGGGCTCGGTGTCCACGTTCATGCAGCGCATGCTCACGCCGAGCGAGTTCGACGTGCTCACCGCCCGGCTCTTCGGTTCGGTGAACAACGCCGACCCGGAGTACTACCCGGTGGCCATCCCGCTGTGCCTGATCGCCGCGGGGCTGCTCTACCTCAATTCCCGCCGCATGAACATCCTGTCCCTGGGCCGGGACACCGCCACGAACCTGGGCCTGAGCTACAAGGGCCTGGCGATCGCCACCCTCGTACTGATCTCCGTCCTCATGGCCGTGTCGACCGCACTGGTCGGGCCGATGACCTTCCTCGGTTTCCTGGTGGCCACCCTTGCCTACCAGTTTGCCGACACCTACGATCACCGCTACCTGTTCCCCATGGCTGTGGCCATCGCCTTCGTGGTGCTCTCCGGCGCGTACTTCATCATGAACCACGTGTTCTACGCGCAGGGAGTGGTCTCCATCATCATCGAACTCGTCGGTGGTTCCGTGTTCCTCTTCGTCATCCTCCGAAAGGGTCGACTGTGA
- a CDS encoding iron ABC transporter ATP-binding protein produces MITLTNVRKEYNSDVAIGPVNLEIPAGGITALVGPNGAGKSTLLTMIGRLLGMDSGDIKVAQYDITTTKSKDLAKILSILRQENHFITKLTVRQLVGFGRFPYSHGRLTEEDEQIISRYIDFLHLTDLEERYLDQLSGGQRQRAYVAMVLCQETDYVLLDEPLNNLDIAHSVQMMQHLQSAAKEFGRTIIVVLHDINFAARYADYICAVKAGQIVEFGSPREVMRDEILTDIFNTPVQVIEGPNGLLAVYH; encoded by the coding sequence GTGATCACTCTGACCAATGTCCGCAAGGAGTACAACAGCGACGTCGCCATCGGCCCGGTGAATCTGGAGATTCCCGCCGGCGGCATCACCGCGCTCGTCGGACCCAACGGCGCCGGCAAGTCGACGCTGCTCACCATGATCGGCCGACTTCTGGGGATGGATTCCGGCGACATCAAGGTCGCCCAGTACGACATCACCACCACCAAGTCGAAGGACCTGGCCAAGATCCTGTCCATCCTGCGCCAGGAGAACCACTTCATCACCAAGCTGACGGTCCGCCAGCTCGTCGGTTTCGGCCGCTTCCCGTACTCCCACGGTCGTCTGACCGAGGAGGACGAGCAGATCATCTCCCGCTACATCGACTTCCTCCACCTCACCGACCTGGAGGAGCGCTACCTCGACCAGCTCTCCGGCGGCCAGCGCCAGCGCGCGTATGTGGCGATGGTGCTCTGCCAGGAGACCGACTACGTGCTTCTCGACGAACCCCTCAACAACCTCGACATCGCCCACTCCGTGCAGATGATGCAGCACCTGCAGTCCGCCGCAAAGGAGTTCGGCCGCACCATCATCGTGGTGCTGCACGACATCAACTTCGCCGCCCGCTACGCCGACTACATCTGCGCGGTCAAGGCCGGCCAGATCGTTGAGTTCGGCTCCCCGCGCGAGGTCATGCGCGATGAGATCCTCACCGACATCTTCAACACCCCCGTGCAGGTCATCGAGGGCCCCAACGGACTGCTGGCCGTTTACCACTAG
- a CDS encoding arsenic resistance protein, which yields MPAWLERHQIALYVGAILLGLLVSAPSLRVLVTPVLGALLFVTFLSVPLTKIRINPRFLTALALLNGLVVPAVAGLLASPLRDDAVVYSAVLLVLLAPCIDYVITFAGLAGGARAELLAATPLLLLGQLLLLPLLLRFFLGPTDVFSAGPFLEAFLLLIVLPLGAAFLVQRLLVRHRWARRIDAAGTAAMVPLMMATLFVVLAAFAGGVVGHWQRLALPAAVYLAFALLMIAVGLTLGAVLRLPVPLRVAATFSGVTRNSLVVMPFALAMPGTLAPVVVVTQTLVELAVMVVMVALMPLFVCGRGV from the coding sequence ATGCCCGCCTGGCTTGAGCGTCACCAGATCGCCCTGTATGTCGGGGCGATCCTGCTCGGTCTTCTTGTCAGCGCCCCCTCACTCCGCGTGCTGGTCACGCCGGTGCTGGGGGCGCTGCTCTTTGTCACCTTCCTGTCGGTTCCGCTGACGAAGATCCGCATCAATCCCCGCTTCCTCACGGCTCTGGCACTGCTCAACGGTCTCGTCGTCCCGGCGGTGGCGGGCCTTCTCGCATCACCGCTGCGTGACGACGCCGTCGTCTACTCCGCCGTCCTCCTGGTCCTGCTGGCCCCCTGCATCGACTACGTCATCACCTTCGCGGGCCTGGCAGGCGGCGCCCGCGCAGAGCTGCTCGCGGCAACTCCGCTCCTCCTTCTCGGACAACTTCTCCTGCTTCCGCTGCTCCTGCGCTTCTTCCTCGGCCCCACTGACGTGTTCTCCGCGGGGCCCTTCCTCGAGGCATTCCTCCTGCTGATCGTCCTGCCTCTCGGTGCCGCCTTCCTCGTGCAGCGACTTTTGGTGCGTCACCGGTGGGCGAGGCGTATCGACGCCGCCGGCACCGCCGCCATGGTCCCGCTCATGATGGCCACCCTGTTCGTGGTGCTCGCTGCTTTCGCCGGGGGAGTGGTCGGCCACTGGCAGCGACTCGCCCTGCCGGCGGCCGTCTATCTGGCCTTTGCGCTCCTGATGATCGCGGTGGGCCTGACTCTGGGAGCTGTGCTGCGTCTGCCTGTCCCGTTGCGGGTGGCGGCGACGTTCAGCGGCGTCACCCGCAACTCCCTGGTGGTCATGCCGTTCGCGCTGGCGATGCCGGGGACGCTGGCGCCGGTCGTTGTGGTGACCCAGACGCTGGTCGAACTGGCGGTGATGGTGGTGATGGTTGCCCTGATGCCGTTGTTTGTGTGTGGAAGGGGTGTGTGA
- a CDS encoding ABC transporter permease, with protein sequence MNSLPIQRKLSLRNIGAHKLRLIMTVLAVVLGTSFVSGGFILTASLSKAFDDIITVSYEGSDLVMQSTPDHPLTQAMGDEISSLPGVEKVEVTDIQPIVIIGPDGEPYQSGGAGSWLLPFSVPEEVVTDSSTVITEGRAPERSGEAVINTGAVDRSEIGLGDVITVINAEQRTELEIVGLTELSTSTGGWAGVQVARDVYGAEFSDGTQAGRILIRGDVGKETLSAMYPGFDLATSAEAAARETEEASSALAFFTYIFGAFGLIALLVGTFIISNTFSMIVAQRTKEFALLRAVGMSRPQLTGSVLAEAVVIGTLGSALGIGVGIGLVRLIVTVMEAFGLGFPDSGLGLDTASILVPMTVGILVTVFSAWVPARRAGAVHPVQVMRSGDQASTQPVKVRSIIGTGLLVIGVAATSFAAFMTDWSTTDRAVLTGVGALALITGVVLVLAGLIRVIYTLRTPGRAIVPLLAGTNLARSPRRSAATAFALTLGVSLVAVVGILGASITLSVFGAIDEELRADTVVTSGLISSQGIPGQAIEDVAALDGVAAVVPGTMVPMSVGGKAGSPDGLSGLTLALTGDPTAAYVLDVVDGGFEDIATRQGVGVSESVARELDLVVGEVVEVTSPATENTAMVPVVVIWEDAAAFTPVAVTEATAQDLLPDRRAWSTQNLFVTFQEGVDPEVVHESVVDAINPYGVLQVMTKEQYRVTSAEQINQLLALVYALLALSVVIAVLGIINTLALSIMERRHEFGMLRAVGMQRSQIGRMVTIESVHIAVLGAVMGIVSGTWLGWCFVRTLSDQGINRWAIPWDQMALIPVAAVVVGVVAAIWPARKAAQTSPLRAVE encoded by the coding sequence ATGAACTCTCTTCCGATCCAGCGCAAGCTCTCGCTGCGCAACATCGGGGCACACAAACTCCGCCTGATCATGACGGTGTTGGCGGTGGTACTCGGAACCAGCTTCGTGTCCGGTGGATTCATCCTCACGGCGTCGCTGTCCAAAGCCTTCGATGACATCATCACGGTGAGTTACGAAGGCTCGGATCTGGTCATGCAGTCGACTCCCGACCACCCGCTGACGCAGGCCATGGGCGATGAGATTTCCTCACTCCCCGGTGTGGAGAAGGTGGAGGTCACTGACATTCAGCCGATTGTGATCATCGGGCCGGATGGAGAGCCGTACCAGTCCGGTGGAGCCGGTTCCTGGTTGCTTCCTTTCTCCGTGCCGGAAGAGGTGGTGACTGACAGCAGCACCGTGATCACGGAGGGTCGGGCACCGGAAAGGTCCGGAGAGGCAGTGATCAACACGGGTGCCGTGGATCGCTCGGAGATCGGTCTGGGGGACGTGATCACCGTCATCAACGCAGAGCAACGCACGGAGCTGGAGATCGTCGGTCTGACGGAATTGTCCACCTCGACCGGCGGCTGGGCAGGCGTGCAGGTCGCCCGGGACGTGTACGGCGCCGAGTTCTCGGACGGGACACAGGCCGGACGCATCCTCATCCGTGGGGACGTGGGCAAGGAGACGCTGAGCGCGATGTACCCGGGTTTCGACCTCGCCACCTCTGCAGAGGCTGCTGCGAGGGAGACCGAAGAGGCTTCTTCGGCGCTGGCCTTCTTCACCTATATCTTCGGGGCTTTCGGTCTCATCGCGCTGCTGGTGGGAACGTTCATCATCTCCAACACCTTCTCCATGATCGTGGCGCAGCGGACGAAGGAGTTCGCGTTGCTGCGGGCAGTGGGGATGTCCCGGCCGCAGTTGACGGGCTCCGTGCTGGCCGAGGCGGTGGTCATCGGCACCCTGGGCTCCGCGCTGGGGATCGGAGTGGGTATCGGCCTGGTGCGGCTGATTGTCACCGTGATGGAGGCCTTCGGGCTCGGTTTCCCGGATTCGGGTCTGGGCCTGGACACCGCCAGCATCCTCGTGCCGATGACGGTCGGCATCCTGGTCACGGTCTTCAGCGCCTGGGTGCCTGCCCGCCGGGCAGGTGCGGTTCATCCCGTGCAGGTGATGCGTTCGGGCGATCAGGCGAGTACTCAACCGGTGAAGGTCCGCAGCATCATCGGGACGGGGCTGCTCGTCATCGGGGTGGCCGCGACCTCGTTTGCGGCGTTCATGACTGACTGGTCCACCACCGATCGGGCGGTTCTCACCGGGGTGGGCGCGCTCGCGCTCATCACCGGTGTGGTGCTGGTGCTCGCGGGACTGATCAGGGTCATCTACACCCTGCGAACCCCGGGTCGCGCGATCGTCCCGCTGTTGGCCGGCACCAACCTGGCACGCAGCCCGCGGCGCTCCGCGGCCACCGCCTTTGCACTGACCCTGGGTGTGTCACTGGTGGCTGTGGTGGGCATCCTGGGTGCGTCGATCACGCTCTCCGTCTTCGGCGCCATCGACGAGGAGCTGCGGGCAGATACGGTGGTGACCTCCGGACTGATCTCAAGCCAGGGAATTCCGGGGCAGGCCATCGAGGATGTGGCCGCGCTCGACGGCGTGGCGGCGGTGGTGCCGGGCACGATGGTTCCCATGAGCGTGGGAGGCAAGGCAGGCAGCCCCGATGGGCTGAGCGGGCTGACCCTCGCTCTGACAGGTGACCCGACGGCGGCCTATGTCCTGGACGTCGTGGACGGAGGCTTCGAGGACATCGCCACCCGTCAGGGCGTGGGGGTGAGCGAGTCCGTAGCCAGGGAGCTGGATCTGGTGGTCGGCGAGGTGGTGGAGGTCACCTCCCCGGCCACCGAGAACACCGCCATGGTGCCCGTCGTGGTGATCTGGGAGGATGCCGCAGCCTTCACCCCGGTGGCGGTGACGGAGGCCACCGCGCAGGACCTCCTGCCGGACCGTCGGGCGTGGTCCACCCAGAACCTTTTCGTCACCTTCCAGGAGGGCGTGGACCCGGAGGTCGTGCACGAAAGCGTCGTGGACGCGATCAACCCCTACGGCGTGCTTCAGGTGATGACGAAGGAGCAGTACCGGGTCACCAGCGCGGAGCAGATCAACCAGCTGCTGGCACTGGTCTACGCGCTGCTGGCGCTCAGCGTGGTCATCGCGGTGCTCGGCATCATCAACACCCTGGCACTGTCCATCATGGAACGCCGACACGAGTTCGGCATGCTGCGGGCCGTGGGCATGCAGCGCAGCCAGATCGGTCGGATGGTCACCATCGAGTCCGTCCACATCGCGGTGCTCGGCGCTGTCATGGGCATTGTCAGTGGGACGTGGCTGGGGTGGTGCTTCGTCCGGACGCTCAGCGACCAGGGCATCAACCGTTGGGCTATTCCCTGGGACCAGATGGCACTGATCCCGGTCGCGGCGGTCGTGGTGGGCGTGGTCGCCGCGATCTGGCCGGCACGCAAGGCGGCGCAGACCTCACCGCTGCGTGCCGTGGAGTAG